CTTTCACCCATCCCAGTTCTTCCACAGCGGCATACGTCAGGGTTGCCCACTCTTGCAGGGTGAGCGTCTCCGCACGGCGAGCAGGATCAATATTGGCACTGCCGAGCAAAGCCGCAGCGACCTTGTTATTGATCTGCAAACCGCCGGAAAGCGCGTTGCGCAGTTGTTTGCGCTTCTGGCTAAAGCCGGCCCGTACCACTTTAAAAAACCATTCATCAGAAGGAACATCTACGGCGGGCTGGTCGTAACATTCAATGGACAAAACGGCGCTGTCGATATTCGGGCGCGGCCAGAAGACAGCAGGCTTCAGGCGGCTGACGATCTCCGGCTTACCGTAAAATTGCACGCTCACGGAGAGCACACTCATATCGCCGGGTTTGGCGATGATGCGCTGGGCGACTTCGTACTGCATGGTGATGACCAACCGCCGGGGCCGACGGTAATTTTCAAGCATGTGGCTGATGATCGCAGTCGTGATGTAGTAAGGTACATTCGCCACGACGACGAAATCACCTGGGCCGACCAATTTAAGCACGTCCGTCTTGAGGATGTCCTGATAGACAAAATAGACATTCTTCGTATCGCTGAAGCGGTCTTCCAGGATCGGCTGCATACGCTCGTCGACTTCCACAGCGATCACATGGCGCGCTGCCTTGGCGAGTTGGGCCGTAAGCTGCCCGGTCCCTGGGCCGACTTCGACCACGGTATCAACCGGCATCAATTTCGCTGTAGCGACGATTTTCTCAATGGTGTTGGGATCGTGCATAAAGTTCTGGCCGAGGCTCTTCTTGGGCATAATGCCGTATTCATCCAGCAGTTCGCGAGGGTTCATGGATGTGCCTCCTTCATTGGCCGAAGTTGTTCATTTGTGGGGATGATTCGCTTTCTAGTTGAACATAGAAGCAACCTGAATGGAATAGTGAGTTGCCCCTCAGGGCCATAACGCGGCCCACACCCGCCCCTAACAGCAGCGCACAATCGGCATCTGATCGAACAGGGCCATTACAAATCACCAACACCGGCTCATTCCGGCACTTCTTTTTTTATGCCGGGATAACTTTCCGCTACAATGAAAGAATCCATTACATGGCATATTGCTATCAACAAGCGTCTGTGCGTGATGGCACAGGCAATAAGTTCATGCAGCAGGAAAGAGGCACGACGTGTCGCAAGAAGTGGTACAACAACTTCTCACTGGGGCGCTAAAAGCGATCCGTAACGGGGAAAAAGACCTGGCACGGCGCGCCTACATCCGCGTGCTGAAGCTGGAACCAGATAATGAAATGGCTTATATCGGCCTGGCGACCACAGCCCGCGACCGTCAGGAACAACTCCTCGTCCTAAAAAAACTGCTGGAGATAAAGCCAGATAGCCAGAAAGCACGCGCCGCCCTGGCCCAGCTTGGGCTGAACATTGATTCTGTTCAATCGCCACCTGCCACGAAACCAGACGCCGCGCCAGCAAGCTCCCCAACAGAGGACTATGCAGGGCAACCCTACGACGAAGCCTATGACGACGAAACCTATGCTGATGAAGCTGTAACCTCAGAGCCCTACCTCCCGCAGGATAACTATGATTGGGGAATGACAGACGCTGAATATATAGCTGGCAGCGACATTGATGATTTTGATGACGACGCTATAGACGACGGTGCCGCCTATGATCGTTACGATGATGTTGATGATGATCGCTATGGCAATGTCTATGACGATGTTTATGCTGCATCTCAGGCCGATGAAGCTGACTATGACGAAGCGGCAGACCTCAACGAAGGCCCCTATGAAGACACCTACGACACAGCCGATACCATGGGGCTGTATGACGCCCTCTTCGATGAAGATAACGACAATGTGGATTATGACGACGTTGCTGCGCCGCAGGTGCCAGATACGGCATATGAAGCATATGAAGTAGAGGAAGATGGCTTATTTGATGACGAGGACGCCCTGCCGACGGAAACGGAGGAGGATCTCCCCGTTACTACGCCAGAGCCTGTCATTACCTTGGTGCCGCTTGACCTGAGCGAAGACTTTTCAGAAGCATTTATCCAGCTACCAGGGCGTGATGGCATCCCTATTATGGGGCAGGAAGCCATCGTAACGGCCAGCCAACAAGCGGAACAAATCGTCCAGAATGAACAAGAAACTTTCCAGCAGCGGCCACAGATTGAATGGGCCGCTAAACAGGGCCGTCGCAGCGGCGAAAACGACTGGTTCATCTTCCGTATGCAAGTGGCGGCTGTCTCCGGCGTGGCGCTGTTCATCGTCGGCCTGATTGTGCTGTTAATCTTGAATGCGCCGGGGGCACCGCTATCCGTGGCCCGTGCGATCCGCTTTACGCAAACCCCAACGCCTACAGCCAC
The Phototrophicus methaneseepsis DNA segment above includes these coding regions:
- the rsmA gene encoding 16S rRNA (adenine(1518)-N(6)/adenine(1519)-N(6))-dimethyltransferase RsmA; amino-acid sequence: MNPRELLDEYGIMPKKSLGQNFMHDPNTIEKIVATAKLMPVDTVVEVGPGTGQLTAQLAKAARHVIAVEVDERMQPILEDRFSDTKNVYFVYQDILKTDVLKLVGPGDFVVVANVPYYITTAIISHMLENYRRPRRLVITMQYEVAQRIIAKPGDMSVLSVSVQFYGKPEIVSRLKPAVFWPRPNIDSAVLSIECYDQPAVDVPSDEWFFKVVRAGFSQKRKQLRNALSGGLQINNKVAAALLGSANIDPARRAETLTLQEWATLTYAAVEELGWVKA